One Oceanispirochaeta sp. genomic window, TCAGGAGGAATTGGTTTTTATATGGGATTTGTGTTCTATCTTTAAAGTGGGAACAATAGGGTTTTCCCTCTTATTTAGCGGCTGCTTTACGATCAAACAGGATCAGGGAGAAGAGTTGAGAATTCAGTTTTCTGCGAAGAATCATGGATGATTCTCCAGTTTTTTCTTCAAATTATCTGACAATCCCTCAATATAGTAGCCGATATTTTTTTCATACAATTTCAACGAAAAAAACAGATCAAGAATCAGTGATAGTTTGGCCTTACAGATAAAGTCAATCTGAATCCCCTCATCGAGAGGTGTAAAGAAAAGCACATAGCTTGCTTCTTTCAAAATGTTTCTAGAGCCAGTGTATTCAAAGCTTAATGTGTCAATGATTCCAGCGTCTCCAATACTCCACTGAGTCGTAAAATAGGCTTTCAAACCTCTTTTTTTTATGAAAGTATTCAGATCATACTCAATTTCCAGAAGATTCGGATTGTCCCTGTCAGACACCGGATTGATACTGACAAGAAAGGCTGGCAAGGATGATGCAATTTCTGACTCCCGGGTCATACCCTCTAATACCCAGTCGGTGTAGGAATTAAAATCAAGGAAAACCGAATTGAGCAGTTCGGAAGATCCCTTAATCAGGAGTGTGCCCCTGGTCAGATAGGACCTGTCCGGCTCATAGACCGTGGTATAACGATTGTCTCCCCAGAGAGATGTATTGAGTAATAAAATTAGAAGGCCGATCACAAGCCCAGAATATTTATGAATCATAATTTACTTTCTGTTCTTATAACATAATACTTCAAACCCAAAAACCTCATATATTTTGTACATAATCTGAAAAACCATGAATTTATGAAATAATTTTATCCTAAAATATCAATAATCTCTTATACTGCACCTATATGCAATGGAAAGAGATAGCTACGAATTCCCTGATTCTCAAGAATTATGAGCTCTTTAAAAAATCAGGTGTCCTTGATTATATCGATGAGACTCATTCTAACAATAAGGAGCTGGAAGACCTTCTTATTGAAGCCAATGAAATTTTCCGTCAGGAAACTGTGGATGAACTCATTAATCTGATTATTCATTTTCTTGCAGAGAAGTTTATTCCTTCTAATATGGTATTCATTCTAAACGAAGGAATAATGTTCAACAGAATTAAAACCATCGTCTGCCGGAATATGAAGATCAGCAATGATATCATTGTCATAGAGTCTCTTGAACCTTTCGAACAATTCTTCAGGACCTACAGAGGAACCACCAGTTTTCTGATCCTTGAAAATGAGATGGAAGACACAGGATTACTTGCCCCGTTTGTGCCCTATAAACCTAGGATTGTCGTACCGGTTCTGGGAATTTCCGGATTATATGGAATGATCTTCTTTGGTGAAAAAGTTCTGGGAGAAGACTATGACACCAGAGAGATATCTTATATTGACAAGCTGATGAATTTTACATCCATTGGAATTCAAAATACGATTCATTACGAGCACTCGGTGAGAGACTCCAAAACAGGCCTCTACAATCACAATTTTTTTATCCATCGGGTCAACGAACAAATTGCCCGTGCCAAACGTGTACAAAAGCCTTTTTCAGTCATTTTGATGGATATAGACAATTTTAAACTTTTTAATGACAGTTATGGTCATCTGGCTGGAGATGAAGTGATTATCCAACTGTCAAAAGTCTTGAAAAGAGCCCTCCGTGAGGGTGATATCCTCTCCCGCTTTGGAGGTGAAGAATTTACGATTCTTCTCCCTTATGCGGATAAGAATGAAGGTTGGAATGCGGCTGAACGCTTTCGGAAAACCGTGGAAGAGATGGAAACAAAATACCAGGAAAACATACTTAAAATAACCATAAGCCTGGGTATAGCCACCTACAACTATCATGAGAAAATAAATGATATCACTCTTCTGAAAAGAGCGGACGATGCCCTTTATAAATCCAAAAAAACCGGCCGGAATAAAACCACTTCATTTAAATCAGGACTGCTGACCAAGGCTCAGGATATGGATTACAATGAATCGAATCAACCATCTTTGAAGTGAACAGGTTTCAGTCCCGGATTCTGAACTCAGGGGGTGATGATGTGTCTTCTAATGGATACCGTCAGTTTTCCCATTCTATAATGGACCGGCCTGCCTTTTGATACCTAAAGGACGATCGAGGCTTTAAATTTTACTCAGCAGGATCGAACTGATGAGATACATGATGATCAGAGGGACAAACAGAAGATAGTCCATGCCACAGAAACGGTAATAAAAGCTCATACAGCCGTTGGTTGTCTCCTTTTGCGCCTTATTGACTCTCAGAGCCAGAATGTATGTGATAAGACTCGAAAGGATCAAAATGATATAGATATGGGGTGTCTTTCCAAAATACAGTGGGTGAAATATAAAATTTCCGGCAGAAGATATCAAAACAGAACTGAGAAACAGTTTCATTCCCGTATGAAGAAACGTGACCAGGCTTGTCTTAATAATATAGAGCCTGCGATGAGTTGCCCGCAAAAAATAATCTAGAAGAAAAGCACTGAACACCGGCAACGGAAGCAGTGCCAGAAGGTAAAGACCTCCGGCAATAAGGGACACCAGAAACAGAAGCAGAGTTGTCCCGAGGGGATACCAGAGAGGGATGGTTGATAAAGTAGTGGTGCTTTTCATAATCTCCGGATGGTTGCTGGCAAAAAACAAAGCCCTCTTTTCATAATTGATATCAGAAAAGATTATCCCCTTGTATTCACCCAGTGTGAAGTAACCCGCCAGTTTTGACATGGATTTTGTTTTTGTATAGAGAATTTCCGAGGAAGAACCGTCATTCCCAAGTGTCACAACAGCCAGATCAACTCCCTTTTTCGTGTCCTTCTGATAAATGAACCTCGTCGTCTCAGTGTCTGAATCGATGATTTTATATTTGCTGTTGAATAAAGGAACAGAAACACGGTTCTCCTGAGTTATCTCCCCTGAGTTCAGATCACTCTTTTGAATCATCATACGATTGACCTTGTTTTTTCTGTCCCGGGATGCATAGAGAGCCGTCAGAACAGGATCACCGAGAGCAGTATCCTTTAGATACTTATATTCTTTTGCCGGGACATTCTCAGATATAATTTTATCCCTAAACAAACCCGTGTCTGAATTAATTTCTGTGAGATGAATATCAATAGTATCCCATTTATTTTTATGAATACTCAGTACAAATAATTTCTTCCCGGATTGAACCACTTTGAAAGAATGAATGACCCCCGAGGAGATGGGAATCTGGTCCTCATCGAAAGCCGTGTGTTTATACTGGAGGCCATCTGAATTCAAGAAAACAAGGAGGGAGCCATCGCTCTCAAAATCAGAGAGTGTCTCTTCAATCCTTTTAACCGAATAAAAACCCGTATTCACCTGAATATCAACTTGAAATAAAGAGGATATTTTATAGAACAAGCGAATGATATCCGGTTTCAGATAAGCCGCTGTAATTTTAGATGCCTGTGAGAGGTCAAGATCGATTGTTATCCAGTCTTTTGCTTCCCCTTTGATATTGAGGGTGATGATCTGCAGTTCTTTTCCATCAACGGAAAGAAGAGTCACAAGTTCTGAATCTTTCGGACTGATCGTAAGGACATGATAGTTCACCGTTTTAGAGAATCCGTAATCCATATCGGACAGTTCTAATTCACGGCTCATCTCATGAGAGGGGGGGCTAATAAGTGTTTCTGTGAATGAGTATCCGTACCAGAAGAGTAGAAATAGAATGATCAGACTTAAAATAATAGATTCCTGTGGAAAGGAAACCCTTTTAATTGGAGGATTCATACAGTTAATCTCCTAATTCATTATAACATTCAGGGCCCTTCTTTTGAAAGATTCTTTTCCTCTTTTCAGCTTTACCAGTCCTGGATTTAGAGAGGAATAATCGTATTTGATGACATCCCCTCATAAGCCTCTTCCTTTCGGAAGGATTTAAAGCATTTTCTCCATATTTGAATATCAAAAGAAGCCGCAGGACATCCTCATGATGGGGAACGCCTGTTCTGGCGGTGGCCGGGAGTCCCTGGAACCATTGGATCCAACCTCCCTGTACAGGACTTGAAATACCCCATTTTTTAT contains:
- a CDS encoding GGDEF domain-containing protein, producing the protein MQWKEIATNSLILKNYELFKKSGVLDYIDETHSNNKELEDLLIEANEIFRQETVDELINLIIHFLAEKFIPSNMVFILNEGIMFNRIKTIVCRNMKISNDIIVIESLEPFEQFFRTYRGTTSFLILENEMEDTGLLAPFVPYKPRIVVPVLGISGLYGMIFFGEKVLGEDYDTREISYIDKLMNFTSIGIQNTIHYEHSVRDSKTGLYNHNFFIHRVNEQIARAKRVQKPFSVILMDIDNFKLFNDSYGHLAGDEVIIQLSKVLKRALREGDILSRFGGEEFTILLPYADKNEGWNAAERFRKTVEEMETKYQENILKITISLGIATYNYHEKINDITLLKRADDALYKSKKTGRNKTTSFKSGLLTKAQDMDYNESNQPSLK